The genomic region tgcctaagagcttcttaaatgtcgCTAATGGATCTGCCTCTACTAAcagttggcagtgcattccatgcacccaccattctgtgtaaaagcAAAAAACACTTACCTCCAACATCCCCCGCCCCCCATACATTCTTCCAACCAGCTCAAAATTATGCCTGCTCATATTAGCCATTCCTGGGAAAAAGGAGCTGGCTTATCGTCTTacacacctctcatcctttcctgCTCCGAAGAGAAAAGCCTTAACCACACTCCCTCCTCGTTGCCAAGATCGTGCCCCTAATTCTTGATAAACTTAAGAGTTCAGATTTAGCCTACTCAAACTTTCCCACTCACATTAGCAAATTTGACTCCTGTACACTTAttcccttcatccaagtcattaataacaGTTTTAATTAGTTGAgggccagcactgatccctgtggcacataaCTAATTACTGCTAATATGAAAATAACCCATCTATTCCAACTTTTTTCCCATTAACCATTTCCAAACCCTTACAAGCTAACGTGGAGTAATTTTTGTGGTACCTTATTGAATGCCCTCTCAAAATCCAAACCCCACTACTGGTGTGTCTTCTTTATCCACCCATACAACCCAGTTATTAAATCTGCAGTAATCTCAAAGGTGCTAGGATACAGCCTACCAGATCCAGCAACTTGCTAGCGTTTAGCCCATAAGTTTGCCTGCTGTTTTGTCTCCTGTGATCGCTTATAAGTTTCTCGCTCCCTGTAACACCTTTACCTATCACTACCAGGGTGTTTCTGGTGTGTCTATGGTGAAAACAGATCCTATGCGATTAGAATCTGCTATTTCTcaatttcccattcccttctaatGGACCAATGTTTACTTTGTCTACTCTTGTATTTATTTGCAAATTAACTCTCAAACTGCCTCTTCCCTCTTAGGAGAATTTAGAAACCAGCTAGGGATCATTTAAAATTACATCCTTCTGCAGCTAACGTGCAACACGGTGTGCCCTTTCATCAAATCATACAGACCCTCCCATCTCACTGTGATACTATTCTATGATgatctcatttgcctgcattaggcctgTCTCATTCTTCACTTTACCATCTTCAGTTCCCATCTAAACTCATTTTAAACATTGTTTCTGCCGCTACACCTCCACTGGCAGCTATTCAGCACCCTctgaaaaaaaagttacctctcaGATCTAAATTTCCCCTTCTCGCTGTGAATCTGttccagaatctcctgtcctaggAAAGGGTCGATGCTCAATTTTATACAGTCCCAACTCAACCACCTGTGTCCTAAAGAGAATAAACAGAGCCTCTCCAATCTCTCCTTTACAATTACATCCTTCtattccagacaacatcctgattGATCTCTTCTCCATTTTTCATTGCTACTCTTGTAGCcttgatcagaactgtatgcagtgctcttttaagtgtggtctaaccaatgatTTGTACATCTGTAACATGTTGAACCAACTCATGTCGCATGGAGGCAAGCATGCCTGAGGCCTTTATTTCCACTAACCTGACCGTCTGTGCCTCTATTTTAAGGGAACTGTGGACTTGCACTGCAAGGTCTCTTTCTTCATCAGAACTCCAAAGGCCCCAAGATTTACTCCCTATGTCTACCAGAATTTAACCTCCCAAAGTACATTTCCTCATTTTTGCTTGGAGTAAATTCTAATTTCTATCATCTGTCTAATTTTCCAGCTGGACTATGTGTCCTGTTTCCTTGGAGAACCTTTTCTGCTATCTACGATTCCAGTTTCTGTGTCATCTGAAACATTAATCTGGTGACCTACCAAGTTATTAATCGATGTAACAAACGACAGCAGTCGTTTGATCCCTGATCCCTGCAACACACCACTCGTGACAGATTTCAGGTCGATAAGAACACCCATTCACCATTCTGCCATGCATGACCCAGCCAACTTTGGATTCATCTTGCTAACACACCTCAAGAAACTTTCTGGACCAACCTACCATGTAAAGCATTGTTAAAATTCTCTTTGGATTAAATACAACTCAGGGTTGGTGTATCCTCCTGTTAGAGCAGGGTTTGCAATATGGGGTCCATAGACCCATCAGAAATGGTAGGGATTCCATGGCATAAACGCTGGGAAACCCCGTTTTAGAGTCTTTTTCTCCCTTTAGAAATATACCGCAATTAAGATTAATGAAGTATCTTTTAAGTGTTTTCCCACTGGAAAAAAATAGTTCGGAAACTAATTGCACATTAGCACATGAATgaattattcttaaatgttatttAATCTGCTCTATTATTCTGTTTTCAAAGAGCTAGTTCTAggctcacccaacctgagggaaAAAAAGACTGCATGAATTCACCTCAACTTTGATTTCCtcaaagatctcccctcattcgcctgcactccagggaataaagttctaacttattcagcctttccctgtgATTCAGGTCAGGCAATGGAACTAGCTAGAAGACCAGGCCAGTATattactagatgggccaaagggatcatttctgtgttgtactaTATAATTCTGCTAATATCTTGTAGATCTAACAACAGACTAGCTGAGCTATGGCAGTTTGCCTGTCTGAAGGTGGTGCTGTTGAGCGCTCTACACAATAAGTCAGTGCAGcacacagtttaaaaaaaaacatctttaATATTTTCAGGCAATCTGGATGGTGAAGAGGGAGCTGCAGATCGCACAATCGAAGATGTTTTCATCCGCAAGTTTATTTATGGCACGTTCCATAGATGCCTCGCCAATGAGATTGTATTGAAGAGAAGAGCAAATACCATTGTTATCTGTGCCATCTTCATTCAGAAACTTCCTCCACAGAAGTTTTATTTTCTAATAGGCTATACAGAGACACTACTCTCCTACCTGTATAAATGTCCAGTCAAGATGGAAGTGCAGACAGTGGATAAGAAAGTCGTGTATAAGTATATCTGACAGTCTGTAAAGAAGCGATACTCCCTGGATATTGAATGAGTGGTAGAACCTGATTTATTTTAAATAAACATTTGCTCTACTTGTGGGTCCTAAAGCATTGCAATTATTTGAGATGAAATTTTTATGCAGCCTAAAAACTGCAAAGTACTTTATATACAACAAAATTCCAGCTATGCATTTCACTCCCTGCATGGCTGTGCACCCACACAGCTTCAGTACCTTATCCAACTTCtggcttttagttgccttctcagAGCTATTCTATATTCATGACTACAACaccacaagttcaagtttaattgtcattccccctccccctccccctccccctcccaaggatgttgccaggactagagggcttggagagagagaggagagattaGAGAGTCTGGGAATATTTTCCCTGGAGGGAAGGAGGCTGACCTTACaggtttataaaatgatgaggggcctAGCAGATGAATGGTCAGTGTTCCTCCCCACCCAGGCAGGGGGGTCCAAACCTAGAGGGCACAGGtgtaaggtgagaggaggaacaTTTAAAGGGGAGCGGTGAAGCAAGTTTCTCTCCCACATAGAGTGTACAGTGTATGGAGtgggctgctggaggaactggtgGAAACAGGTAAAATTATAACACTTAAAAGACATTGGGACAGATATATAGAATAGGAAATAGGTTTTAGTGATGTGGTCAAACCCAGGCAACAGGGTCTAGCTCAGAGAGGCTCCTCGGCCAGCATGGACGAGTACGGTGGAaggggccggtttctgtgctgtgtaactctGACTCCATGGTGTACAGTACATCATCTCCACACTTGGTTCAGGGTTGGTACATGCCCCGTGGTGTGCTTTGGAATGACTTTGCTACATTAAGGCACTAAACAAATAGATGTTTTAGGTTAGGTTAGAAGGTAAAGTGCTTCCTGATTATTTGGTCCCACAATTTTCTACTTCTTTTCATATCCCTACAATCTGAAACAAAGCTAGAACACATGGTTTTAAACTCAGTAAATTGTTAAATGAGTTTATTGTTGTCACGTActgtactgtgccaaagtcttaggcacataataTAGATAGGGTGCCCAAGACATTTGCAGAGGACTGTAGTGATTTTGTATCgcactgtattgctgcaaaaaaaaaaacaaatttcatgacatatgtgagtgatgatacacttgattctgatatgggtctttattgtggactgagagtgggaaaaggggaaaggagaggggaagaggcaggaagcaccagagagacattctgtaagggaggataggcaggtgatagagacgGGACACACTCAGcccgatggtttgagatatgtctattttaataTGAGGAGTTTTATGAAACGTTgacatcgtttccacggatgctgcctgaccggctgagttcctccaccgtgTTGTGagaatagttttaaggtacttg from Mobula birostris isolate sMobBir1 chromosome 8, sMobBir1.hap1, whole genome shotgun sequence harbors:
- the mrps24 gene encoding small ribosomal subunit protein uS3m isoform X1 → MAAPVAARSCSATVNVVSLWQCIWKRNIQTTASCLKNRAARVRVAKGDKPVTYEQAYPPHYIAHRKGWLSQHTSNLDGEEGAADRTIEDVFIRKFIYGTFHRCLANEIVLKRRANTIVICAIFIQKLPPQKFYFLIGYTETLLSYLYKCPVKMEVQTVDKKVVYKYI
- the mrps24 gene encoding small ribosomal subunit protein uS3m isoform X2, which encodes MAAPVAARSCSATVVSLWQCIWKRNIQTTASCLKNRAARVRVAKGDKPVTYEQAYPPHYIAHRKGWLSQHTSNLDGEEGAADRTIEDVFIRKFIYGTFHRCLANEIVLKRRANTIVICAIFIQKLPPQKFYFLIGYTETLLSYLYKCPVKMEVQTVDKKVVYKYI